The Chryseobacterium phocaeense genome includes the window CCACTACGGCCTTCATTGGTCTTACTATGCTCTTATTGACCTCAGTATTAACCTGGGAAGATATTAAAGGTGAAAAAGGAGCATGGGATACCATCGTTTGGTTCGCTGTACTGGTAATGATGGCCAGTTCTCTGAACGAGCTCGGTTTTATCAGCTGGTTCAGTGATCTTATTAAAGTAAAAATAGGCGGATTAAGCTGGCAGGTGGCCTTTCCGGTGATTATTGTGGTTTACTTCTTCAGTCATTATATTTTTGCGAGCGCCACCGCCCATGTGGCAGCCATGTATGCCGCTTTATTGGGTGTTGGGGTGTCTTTGGGGATTCCTCCGATGTTACTGGCGATGATGCTCGGTTTCCTGGGGTCTATTTATGGGGTCCTTACCCATTATGGCCATGGCCCTGCACCGGTATTTTACGGAAGCGGTTATGTGGAACTGAAAGCCTGGTGGCTCAGGGGTCTCGAAATAGGAATTGTATTACTCATCATCTATATGGTAGTCGGAGGACTCTGGATGAAAGTCTTAGGATATTATTAATGATTAAATCAAAAATATGCTGTCAACACTGTCAAGGAAATTACTGATGTGCCTTACCGGACTGTTCCTGAGCTTTTTCCTGCTGATTCATTTTCTGGGGAATCTTCAATTATTCCTTCCGGCGGAACAGGCTCATCTGCAATTCAATGCCTATTCTCATTTTCTGTCAGGAAATATTCTGATCAAAATCGTTTCCTATGTTCTGTATGGAAGTATTATTCTGCATGCTCTGGATGGATTACTCATCACCATTAAAAATAAAAAATCGGGAGGTCATTATCAGTCGGAAAACCGCAGAAGAGCCAGCACATGGCAGTCCCGGAACATGGGTATACTCGGAACCTTGATCCTGATTTTTCTTGTGATTCACTTTCAGAATTTCTGGTATGTGTACAAATTCGGAAATCCGCCGCTGGATGACAACGGAAATAAAGACCTGTACATTTTAGTAGTAACCGTTTTCAAGGAATGGTGGTATGTGATGATCTATATTCTTTCAATGGTTGCTTTATGCTATCATCTGATTCACGGGATTCACAGCGCTGCCAGAACACTCGGACTGTATCATCCCAAATTTGTGCAATGGTTCAAAACCGCAGGGATCATTTATTCAGTAATCATCAGTATCGGTTTTGCACTGATGCCGGTTTACGTATTCTTCACTGCCAAATAACACAAAATCATCATGTTAGATTCAAAAATACCTCAAGGCCCTTTAGAGCAAAAATGGGATAATTATAAAAAGAAAGCAAAGCTCGTGAATCCAGCCAACCGCAAAAAACTGGATGTGATTGTTGTGGGAACAGGACTGGCAGGAAGCTCAATTGCGGCATCCCTGGGCGAAATGGGCTACAATGTAAAGTCATTCTGCTTCCAGGACAGTCCAAGAAGAGCGCATTCCGTAGCGGCACAGGGAGGAGTAAATGCAGCTAAAAATTATAAAAATGACGGTGACAGCGTCTACAGAATGTTCGTCGATACTTTAAAAGGCGGAGATTTCCGGGCCCGTGAAGCCAATGTCTACCGTATGGCTGAATGTTCATTAAACCTTATCGATCAGGCGGTAGCTCAGGGCGTTCCTTTTGGCCGTGAATATGGCGGCTACCTTAACAACCGTTCCTTCGGAGGGGTTCAGGTAAGCAGGACATTTTATGCCAGAGGACAGACTGGACAGCAGCTGCTTCTTGGTGCTTATCAGGCATTGATGAGACAGGTGGGAAAAGGAACGGTACAGCTGTATTCAAGACATGAAATGCTGGATCTTGTGGTGATTGACGGCAAAGCAAGAGGAATTATCGTAAGAAATCTCGATACCGGGGAAATGGAGAGACATGCCGCTCATACGGTCGTTCTCGCGACAGGCGGTTACGGAAAGATCTATTATCTCTCAACTTTGGCGATGGGTTGCAATGGTTCTGCCATTTGGAGAGCTCATAAAAAAGGGGCCCTGATGGCTTCCCCAAGCTGGATCCAGGTGCATCCTACCTCTCTTCCGCAATCCGGCGATTATCAGTCGAAATTAACGCTGATGTCAGAATCATTACGGAATGACGGAAGGATCTGGGTGCCTTCAAAAGCTGACGACCAAAGACAGCCTAATGATATTCCTGAAAATGACAGAGATTATTATCTGGAACGTAGGTATCCGGCTTTTGGAAATCTGGCACCGAGAGATATATCATCCCGCGCTGCCAAAGAACGCATAGACGCCGGTTTTGGAATCGGGCCTTTAAAAAATGCAGTATATCTCGATTTTTCCAAAGCCATAAGAGAGCAGGGAAAAGAAAAGATTCAGGAGAAATACGGGAATTTATTTGATATGTACCTTAAAATTACAGGGTATAATGCCTACAATGAACCGATGATGATCTCACCTTCCGCCCACTTTTCGATGGGTGGCCTCTGGGTAGATTATGAGCTGATGACCACTATTCCGGGGCTTTTTGCCTTAGGTGAGGCGAATTTTGCTGACCACGGAGCCAACAGACTGGGTGCTAATTCTCTTTTGCAGGCTTCGGTGGACGGATATTTTATTGCGCCTTATACCATTGCCAATTATTTAGCCGATGAAATTCATACCGGGAAAATTTCTCCGGATGCGCCGGAATTTGAAGCGGCAGAACAGGCAGTTAAGCAGCAAATCGAGGACTTTATGAATATCAAAGGAACTAAAACGGTTGATTACTTTCATAAAACCCTGGGAAAACTTTTATACGATTATTGCGGATTGGCCAGAAATGAAAAGGGGTTGCAATATGCCATTGAAGAAATCAGAAAACTGAAAAAAGAGTTTTATAAAGATGTCAGAGTTTCCGGACACGGCAACACAATGAATTCAGAACTTGAAAAAGCCGGCCGCGTAGCCGATTATTTCGAGATCGGAGAGCTGATGTGCTACGATGCTTTAACCCGGAATGAATCCTGCGGGGCTCACTTCCGGGAAGAATTTCAAACCCCGGACGGAGAAGCCCTCAGAAATGATACGGAATTCCAGTTTATCTCCGCATGGGCATGGAAAGGGGAAAACAATGAACCCGAACTGATCAGGGAACCGCTCGTTTTTGAGGAAATACAACCGACGGTGAGAAGTTATAAATAGTATAAATGGCGAAGAAAGCTAAGAAGGCTAAAGGGCAAAAAGGCGAAATCACAAAATTACAAAAGGGCAAATTGGCTTATTTGCCTCATAAGCCCTCTCAGCCTTCTTCGCCTCAATTAAACACAAAAATTATGGATTTACATCTTAAAATATGGAGACAGAAAGACAGCCAAAGTGAAGGGAAACTGGTCAGTTATGATCTGAAAGACCTCAATCCCCACATGTCTTTCCTGGAAATGCTGGATACTTTAAATGAAAAACTCATTACTGAAGGTGATGAGCCTGTAGAATTTGATCACGACTGCCGTGAAGGCATCTGTGGCCAATGCGGTATGATGATCAACGGAATTGCCCATGGCCCACTAAAAAATACAACCACCTGCCAGCTTCACCTAAGGTCTTTTAAAAACGGAGAGACCATTTTAATAGAACCTTTCCGGGCCGGAGCTTTCCTGGTAAAAAAAGACCTTAAAGTAGACCGTTCAGCTTTTGACCGGATTATTTCTTCAGGGGGATTTGTCTCAGTTAATACAGGCCAGGCTCCTGATGCCACGGCCATTGCTGTCACCCACCAGATCGCAGAAGAAGCATTTGATTCGGCAGCCTGCATAGGTTGCGGAGCTTGTGTGGCCACCTGCAAGAACGGAAGCGCTGCTTTATTCACTTCGGCAAAAATCACTCATATGGTACTTCTTCCACAAGGCAGGGAAGAAAGAAGCCTGCGTGTATTAAACATGGTCACCCAGATGGATAAAGAATTATTCGGGCACTGCTCCAATACCGAAGCCTGTGAAGTGGAATGCCCGCAGGGAATTTCCGTACTGAATATTGCCAGGATGAACTATGAGTATGGGAGGGCGGTGTTTTTTAGGAAGGGCTGAAAGGCGAAAAGGCAAAATGGCGAAGGAAGCCTAGAAAGCTAAAAAGGCAAATAAGCGAATTTGCAAATTTGCCTACTAGCCATTTAGCAGTTTTACCATTTTGCCTTTTCGCGATTTAGCCTTTTAAGGATTCATAATAGCTACTACTCTCGCCGGAGCTGCGGAACCGCCTACTATTTTCAGAGGAAATACACTTATTTTAAATCCGGAAGGAGGAAGTGCTCCGAGGTTGGTAAGCTGTTCAATATGGAGGTATTCCTTTTCTATACCTACGCGGTGGCCTTCCCAGAAGTATTCGGGGTCATTGAGTTCTCTTGCTTTTCTGGCCATGTATTTTAAGGGAAGATCCCATCCCCACTGATCTATGCCCATTACTTTTACGCCCTGATCAATCAGCCATTCGGTGGCTTCTTTGCTCATTCCGGTTCCTTTTTCTACAAAATCCTGGGTTCCCATCATTTTGTCGCGGTCCGTTCTGATCAGGACAATATTTCCTTCCTGAATGGTAATTCCGTTTTTATCAAGATCTTTTTTCAGATCATCTATCGTGATGGCTACAAAATCTTCTTTGTGGGTACAATCGATAACAATGCCGTCTCCATAGCACCATTCCAGAGGAATCTGGTCAATGGTTTTAGCCGGTTTCCCCTCTACTACAGGACCATAATGCCACGGAGCATCAATATGAGTGGTCGCATGAAGTCCCATATTTTTAATGGAATCATCAGCCCATCCAGTCCAGTTTTTGGGAAAAAGTCTGAACGGAAGATTGAGCGCCAGCCTGATCAGCCAGTGGGACTTTTTATGTGCTTTATGCTTAATCTTCACCCTCATGAACCAGGGATCACCTGCATTATATTGGATGGGTTTTGAGAGATCGATGATTTTTGTTTTCATAATTTTTATGTAAAAAAGCGAAACCGCGAAAGGGCGAAAAGGCTAAGGAAGCTAAGAAAGCGGAGAAAGCAAATAGGTGAATTTGCCTTTCGCGGTTTTGCCGTTTTGCCATTTTGCCATTTTGCCTTATTCGCTTCCTTAGCTCTCTCTGCCTTATATACTAAACTTCTTTCTCGAAATAAAGCCTGTAATATTTCCCTTTATCGTCCTCTCCCATTTCAATTTTTTGTCTGTCGCCGTGGATGTAGATATGGAAATTTTTGTCCAGCTTAATAATGCTTTTAAAATGACGCTGGGTTTTCTTTACCGCAGCCTCACTGATCGGGAATTCTTCTGCAATATTCACCTGCATGTCCTGCTCGTAGTCTGTTTTGAAATTGACGAAGCTTTCAATAACGTGCTGATCTCCCAAAACTTCATTGGCAAAATCATCCAGTTTGAATTCTTCTTTTTCTTTGAAGAAATTAATAGATTTATTCAGGAAATCTGCCTGGTCTGCTTTTGAAACTTCAAATTCCTGCGGAAGCTGTTTGGTGATATAATCTTTGTATACCATCAGGGCTTCCTGGGTGTGGAAATATTCGTCGTCGCGCTGTTTTACTTTCAGGAAATCTTCGAACCAGTAGTACATATCCCCGTTTTTGTTATTATCCACTACGGAAAGTACATATCCGGTATCTTTATTATTATTGTAGATCAATGCGGCCTTGTCAATTTTAGACAAACCGATTCCCTGGTCTTTTTCAATGTCAAACGTTTCTGCCTGAGGAGAAATTTTAAGGAAAGATTCTCTTTTTTCCGTTTTAAAGATCCCGATTTTATCCACTTTGTCAGGACGGTCACTTTCTTCCTCAAAAAGGACAATAAACAATTCTCCGCTCTGTACCCTTGGGTTTTCAGCTGCTTCGAAAAGATGTTTGGCTATATTTTCAGATTCCCAAAGGAACTTCGCCTTATCTTCAAAAATCTCGGACACGGAGCTGTAGACCGGATTATTGACCAGATAGGTGTCACTGTAAAAATGGAAAGTTTCTTCTGATTTAAAAGAACCTAAAAAGTAATCTTCAAGAAGATCTGCCATTCCTTCTTCCAGCTTCAGCTCTTCCTGGGAGAGCGTTAAAGATTCGCCGTTAATTTTATTTCCGACTCTGTGTACTATAATTTTTGAAAACATTGTATCATTTTGAACTGCAAAGATACTGTTTGAAACTACAAATAAAAAATACGTGAAAAGTATATTTGCCGGGACGTTGTATCTTTGCAAAATATAGGAGAATACTAACTTTCAGTTAATATATTTAGCTTTTTTTATTACATTATAGACCAATTATAATCTGCTTGAAAAAAAATATTAAAAATATAAGATTCGATCTGAAGAAGGCTCCTTTCGGCTGTGAGGTGCTTGAGCTGGAAGAATTCTTCAAAAGACTGGCCACGTGGACGTATTTTGGTAAAACAGAACGGGTTCATTTTTTTTGTGTCATCGTGGTTACGGAGGGAGAAGGCAGACATTTCGTAGATTTTAAGGAATATCACCTTGAAAAAGGAGACATTTTATTTGTAGCGCCCGGCCAGATCCAGCAATATGAAAACAGTCCTTACTACAAAGGATACATGCTGATATTTACGGAATATTTTTTCCGCAGGCAGATTCATGAACTTACTTTACTCAGTCAGTCATCCATATTTGATACTACCCTGCCCAATGCCCTGATAAAGCCTGATCCAGAAACATTTTCTAAAATGGTACAGCTGCTGCTTTTTTTGCAGGCTGAGTTTTCATCTCCTCATGGATTTTCTAAAGAGGAAAGTCTGCAGAAGCTCACCAGCCTGTTCCTTATTTATGCCGAACGGGAAAAACAGAGGGACAACAACAGTATTTCCAACGACCACTATTTGTCCCAATATTATCACTTTAAACAATTACTGGAACAACATTTTAGAAGGGAACGCAGTGTAGAATTTTATGCTTCCCTGATGGCCATCACTCCGAAAACACTGTGCAGAATTACCCGGGCCACGATTCAGAAGTCTGCAAAAGAATTCATTGATAGCCGGGTGGTCATGGAGATCAAAAGACTTTTATTGTTTGAAAAATTAAGTATAAAAGAGATCGCTTATTCATTACATTTTAATGAACCGACCAATCTTGTCAAATATTTTAAAAAGCATACGGGTGAAACGCCCACTTCATACAAAGGCTAAAACTGTCCGATTTTTACCATTCTTTGTCTGCTTTAAACCTTTTAAAACCCACCTGAATGATACATCTTTGTACTCTGTACCATCAATAAATTATTTTCAGATTCAAAACACAAATCAACTACGGTACAGTACCGGGATGTAAAAAAATACAAAAAAAGCTGACTATAACCAGCAGCAATGAGCCTTCAGGAAGGTAAAAACACAAAAGAAAGCTGTCTTATTATTGTAGGCAGCTTTGTTATTTCTACGCTGCAAATATTCCATTTATTATTATTAACGACCCCTGTAAAAAAGAAGTCTCTGGCTCATTTTGATAAAAACCTTATCATTTTGACAGGCTTTTCCAAGCAATCCGTCTTTCAAAAATCAAATAAAACACTCATTTTCAAATAGTTGAATTAAAAACTATTTTAAAGGAATGCCATTGGCATCAGGAACTACAAAACCTATACAATGGATCTAAAAACCTTAAACCGCATTGACAAGTTACGAAGATTAAAAAGCAGAGGACCTAAAACGCCAAAATGGCTGAAACCTTATCATCTGCTGTTCCTGGCTTTTCTGACTGTTTTTGTCTTTGGAGCCTTCATCAAATTTCTAGAACAAAATCATTAATCCTATGACCTATTCAGAAGCCGTTCAGGAAATCACAGAAATTATTCCTGACTTTGAACATGAACTGGCAGAAGCCAATTCCCAAAATTCCTACAGTGTGATCCGAATTTTTTCAGAACGTATTAAAGGGATGATCCGACAGAATGACCGGAATATTTTATTTAAAAGTCTTTATAAAATGGGTAAAATTTATACGGATGGAGATATTTCCTTAAAAAATGCTGTTGACAGTATTTTTATCTACTCCCTGGATAATTTTACAGCCTTCTGCACCGGCGAGTACAGAAAAATAATATTCAGCCATCTGTCAAAAGAGCTGCAAGAAGGCCATTCCAGACAGATTTACTGCCACGGCACCTAAGCTTTTCATTACATTTTTCATCTGT containing:
- a CDS encoding succinate dehydrogenase cytochrome b subunit; the protein is MLSTLSRKLLMCLTGLFLSFFLLIHFLGNLQLFLPAEQAHLQFNAYSHFLSGNILIKIVSYVLYGSIILHALDGLLITIKNKKSGGHYQSENRRRASTWQSRNMGILGTLILIFLVIHFQNFWYVYKFGNPPLDDNGNKDLYILVVTVFKEWWYVMIYILSMVALCYHLIHGIHSAARTLGLYHPKFVQWFKTAGIIYSVIISIGFALMPVYVFFTAK
- a CDS encoding fumarate reductase/succinate dehydrogenase flavoprotein subunit, with translation MMLDSKIPQGPLEQKWDNYKKKAKLVNPANRKKLDVIVVGTGLAGSSIAASLGEMGYNVKSFCFQDSPRRAHSVAAQGGVNAAKNYKNDGDSVYRMFVDTLKGGDFRAREANVYRMAECSLNLIDQAVAQGVPFGREYGGYLNNRSFGGVQVSRTFYARGQTGQQLLLGAYQALMRQVGKGTVQLYSRHEMLDLVVIDGKARGIIVRNLDTGEMERHAAHTVVLATGGYGKIYYLSTLAMGCNGSAIWRAHKKGALMASPSWIQVHPTSLPQSGDYQSKLTLMSESLRNDGRIWVPSKADDQRQPNDIPENDRDYYLERRYPAFGNLAPRDISSRAAKERIDAGFGIGPLKNAVYLDFSKAIREQGKEKIQEKYGNLFDMYLKITGYNAYNEPMMISPSAHFSMGGLWVDYELMTTIPGLFALGEANFADHGANRLGANSLLQASVDGYFIAPYTIANYLADEIHTGKISPDAPEFEAAEQAVKQQIEDFMNIKGTKTVDYFHKTLGKLLYDYCGLARNEKGLQYAIEEIRKLKKEFYKDVRVSGHGNTMNSELEKAGRVADYFEIGELMCYDALTRNESCGAHFREEFQTPDGEALRNDTEFQFISAWAWKGENNEPELIREPLVFEEIQPTVRSYK
- a CDS encoding succinate dehydrogenase/fumarate reductase iron-sulfur subunit, which translates into the protein MDLHLKIWRQKDSQSEGKLVSYDLKDLNPHMSFLEMLDTLNEKLITEGDEPVEFDHDCREGICGQCGMMINGIAHGPLKNTTTCQLHLRSFKNGETILIEPFRAGAFLVKKDLKVDRSAFDRIISSGGFVSVNTGQAPDATAIAVTHQIAEEAFDSAACIGCGACVATCKNGSAALFTSAKITHMVLLPQGREERSLRVLNMVTQMDKELFGHCSNTEACEVECPQGISVLNIARMNYEYGRAVFFRKG
- a CDS encoding cyclase family protein; this translates as MKTKIIDLSKPIQYNAGDPWFMRVKIKHKAHKKSHWLIRLALNLPFRLFPKNWTGWADDSIKNMGLHATTHIDAPWHYGPVVEGKPAKTIDQIPLEWCYGDGIVIDCTHKEDFVAITIDDLKKDLDKNGITIQEGNIVLIRTDRDKMMGTQDFVEKGTGMSKEATEWLIDQGVKVMGIDQWGWDLPLKYMARKARELNDPEYFWEGHRVGIEKEYLHIEQLTNLGALPPSGFKISVFPLKIVGGSAAPARVVAIMNP
- a CDS encoding nucleoid-associated protein produces the protein MFSKIIVHRVGNKINGESLTLSQEELKLEEGMADLLEDYFLGSFKSEETFHFYSDTYLVNNPVYSSVSEIFEDKAKFLWESENIAKHLFEAAENPRVQSGELFIVLFEEESDRPDKVDKIGIFKTEKRESFLKISPQAETFDIEKDQGIGLSKIDKAALIYNNNKDTGYVLSVVDNNKNGDMYYWFEDFLKVKQRDDEYFHTQEALMVYKDYITKQLPQEFEVSKADQADFLNKSINFFKEKEEFKLDDFANEVLGDQHVIESFVNFKTDYEQDMQVNIAEEFPISEAAVKKTQRHFKSIIKLDKNFHIYIHGDRQKIEMGEDDKGKYYRLYFEKEV
- a CDS encoding AraC family transcriptional regulator, whose translation is MKKNIKNIRFDLKKAPFGCEVLELEEFFKRLATWTYFGKTERVHFFCVIVVTEGEGRHFVDFKEYHLEKGDILFVAPGQIQQYENSPYYKGYMLIFTEYFFRRQIHELTLLSQSSIFDTTLPNALIKPDPETFSKMVQLLLFLQAEFSSPHGFSKEESLQKLTSLFLIYAEREKQRDNNSISNDHYLSQYYHFKQLLEQHFRRERSVEFYASLMAITPKTLCRITRATIQKSAKEFIDSRVVMEIKRLLLFEKLSIKEIAYSLHFNEPTNLVKYFKKHTGETPTSYKG
- a CDS encoding DUF7674 family protein, with translation MTYSEAVQEITEIIPDFEHELAEANSQNSYSVIRIFSERIKGMIRQNDRNILFKSLYKMGKIYTDGDISLKNAVDSIFIYSLDNFTAFCTGEYRKIIFSHLSKELQEGHSRQIYCHGT